A stretch of Mucilaginibacter terrae DNA encodes these proteins:
- a CDS encoding ATP-binding protein produces MWAKLIWPLNVFDRSVEGKGMSLYIVKMQVERLGGSITVQSQSNAGAEFKVEPRITKK; encoded by the coding sequence ATGTGGGCGAAGCTTATTTGGCCTTTAAACGTTTTTGACCGTAGCGTGGAAGGCAAAGGAATGAGCCTGTATATCGTAAAAATGCAGGTTGAACGCTTAGGTGGCTCTATAACGGTGCAAAGCCAGTCTAATGCCGGTGCCGAATTTAAAGTAGAACCTCGCATAACTAAGAAGTGA
- a CDS encoding sensor histidine kinase — protein sequence MQVTGDNLLVLLAIGTLGMLTLAISVIFMHVRNQNRLLKQKEIAQEAELKHQRVLLNAVITSQEAERKRIGQDLHDDIGASLSGLRLMIDVYQPANTEEQSFKQFRSNTKETIDTIVAELRHIAHHLSPSLLTLHGLHAALNKQLEFINRTNYLQGSIVNDAPEVINSLEIETSTAIYRVLEELLNNTIKHAKATNIQINFAMQDDNLMIRYTDDGIGLPSQSVINGKGMGMQNIESRLSIIDATYQINNNPGNGFRIDITYPVKKNTTNE from the coding sequence ATGCAAGTAACCGGCGATAACCTGCTTGTATTATTAGCCATAGGTACCTTAGGGATGCTTACACTGGCTATATCGGTTATATTTATGCATGTACGCAATCAAAACAGGCTGCTTAAACAAAAAGAAATTGCGCAGGAAGCCGAGCTTAAGCATCAGCGGGTATTGCTAAACGCAGTTATTACTTCGCAAGAGGCCGAACGCAAGCGAATTGGGCAGGATTTGCATGATGATATTGGCGCCTCACTTTCGGGCTTAAGGTTGATGATCGATGTTTACCAGCCCGCTAATACCGAGGAACAATCGTTTAAACAGTTCCGTAGCAATACAAAAGAAACCATTGATACTATTGTTGCCGAACTACGGCATATTGCGCACCATTTATCGCCATCGTTACTTACGTTGCATGGCTTACATGCGGCGTTAAATAAGCAACTTGAGTTTATTAACCGCACCAATTATTTGCAAGGCTCCATAGTTAATGATGCTCCCGAAGTAATTAATAGCCTGGAGATAGAAACATCAACAGCCATATATCGTGTGTTGGAAGAATTATTAAATAATACGATAAAACATGCCAAAGCAACCAACATACAAATTAACTTTGCAATGCAAGATGATAATTTAATGATACGTTACACCGATGACGGTATTGGCTTGCCTTCGCAATCGGTTATCAATGGCAAGGGTATGGGAATGCAAAACATCGAAAGCCGCTTGTCAATTATCGATGCCACATATCAAATTAATAACAACCCCGGCAACGGGTTCAGGATAGATATTACTTATCCTGTAAAAAAGAATACCACTAATGAATAA
- a CDS encoding response regulator transcription factor, with protein sequence MNKIKVAIADDHKIFGQSLGMLIQAVSDFELLFVAENGLDFLEKLKAAPAPPDVALLDIDMPGMNGIELNRQLHRNKSDIKVIMLSVHLEEELITQVIDDGAASYLAKNCDKDDLIKAVRMVYEEGFYINQLTLRALTLAAKNRNKSPKKLKPVHETLTDRERDILDLICKEYNNTEIAQILFISVRTVEGHRNNLLAKTNSRNTAGLVLFAIRHELFEMPT encoded by the coding sequence ATGAATAAAATAAAAGTAGCAATTGCCGACGATCACAAAATATTTGGCCAAAGTTTAGGGATGCTTATCCAGGCTGTAAGTGATTTCGAATTGTTATTTGTAGCCGAAAACGGGCTCGATTTCCTGGAAAAGCTGAAAGCTGCTCCTGCCCCGCCCGATGTAGCCCTGCTTGATATAGATATGCCCGGCATGAACGGCATTGAATTGAACAGGCAATTGCACCGCAATAAGAGCGATATTAAAGTTATTATGCTATCGGTACACCTGGAAGAAGAACTGATAACCCAGGTAATAGATGATGGTGCCGCATCATACTTAGCCAAAAACTGCGACAAGGACGATTTGATCAAAGCTGTGCGGATGGTTTACGAAGAAGGATTTTACATAAATCAGCTTACCTTACGTGCGCTCACACTGGCAGCCAAAAACCGCAACAAATCACCTAAAAAGTTAAAGCCCGTACACGAAACCTTAACCGATCGTGAGCGCGATATATTGGATTTAATTTGCAAAGAGTACAACAATACTGAGATCGCCCAGATACTTTTCATCAGCGTACGCACAGTTGAAGGGCATCGTAACAACCTGTTAGCCAAAACTAACAGCCGTAATACTGCCGGATTGGTGTTATTTGCTATCAGGCACGAATTATTTGAAATGCCTACCTAA
- a CDS encoding DUF72 domain-containing protein has protein sequence MSNQSNHKAGIYTGTSNVVLPVPNKQSYPPEYQNKNRLCYYGSLFNSVEVNSTFYKLPLARTITRWAEEVPENFRFTFKLWQEITHQKGLAFNPEDVHRFMNITNHAGDKKGCLLVQMPPSTTVNTFQLNHLINTIKQADESGIWPIAIEFRNRSWYDESVYDLLDEQCVSMVLHDLPASAAPMRLGESNCIYLRFHGPQGGYRGSYADDFLHEYALYVNEWAADGKTVYAYFNNTMGEAVKNLMTFNDYVAAKQ, from the coding sequence GTGAGTAATCAATCAAATCATAAAGCAGGCATATATACGGGTACCAGTAACGTTGTATTGCCGGTGCCCAATAAGCAGTCCTACCCTCCCGAATATCAAAACAAAAACCGTTTGTGTTACTATGGTTCCTTGTTTAATAGCGTTGAAGTTAACAGTACCTTTTATAAACTCCCTTTAGCCCGTACCATAACGCGTTGGGCCGAAGAAGTTCCTGAAAATTTCAGGTTTACGTTTAAGTTGTGGCAGGAAATTACACATCAAAAAGGATTAGCCTTTAATCCTGAGGACGTGCACCGCTTTATGAATATTACTAACCATGCAGGTGATAAAAAAGGCTGCCTATTGGTTCAAATGCCACCCAGCACTACTGTAAACACTTTCCAACTCAATCATCTTATCAATACTATTAAACAAGCCGATGAAAGCGGGATATGGCCTATAGCCATCGAGTTTCGTAACCGTTCGTGGTATGATGAATCGGTTTACGATTTATTAGATGAACAATGTGTGAGTATGGTATTGCATGATTTACCAGCCTCGGCAGCACCTATGCGTTTGGGCGAAAGTAATTGTATATACCTGCGCTTTCATGGCCCTCAAGGTGGTTACAGAGGAAGCTATGCAGATGATTTTTTGCATGAATATGCCCTATATGTAAACGAATGGGCAGCAGATGGCAAAACGGTTTATGCCTATTTTAATAACACAATGGGCGAAGCCGTTAAAAACCTGATGACCTTTAATGATTATGTAGCCGCTAAACAATAA
- a CDS encoding pectate lyase family protein, whose amino-acid sequence MRTTTPLIKYYKALRNAFAITALGFATKANAQQLAFPGAEGFGRFATGGRGGEVYHVTNLNDTGYGSFRDAVSKPNRTIVFDVTGVIKIVDKIKAAPKITIAGQTAPGQGIVVYGNGVSFADSSIIRYMRFRGSINMPRGACTVVADDCKDVIFDHVSIAWGRWDNLHIKNSNNITLQYCLIGESIDPQRFGALFENPTNVTVHHSLWIDNSSRNPKAKAGIEYINNVIYNWGTNGFVGGHSGADHTQDIVNNYFIAGPNSGKAYMGMFSATDKVFHKGNYVDMNKDGKLNGRLLVDSDFVQKGVTLLKAPTYMPVVSIDNAADAYKKVVESAGASLQRDAVDARIIGYLKSLGKAGQIFKTEADAGGQPELPVVEKLVDSNNDGIPDKWDAKFQANNANGEGYTRLEKYLNAIIKLK is encoded by the coding sequence ATGCGTACTACAACACCTCTCATAAAATATTATAAAGCGCTGCGTAATGCCTTTGCCATAACAGCTTTGGGTTTTGCCACAAAGGCAAATGCACAGCAATTGGCTTTTCCGGGAGCCGAAGGCTTTGGGCGCTTTGCCACCGGAGGCAGAGGCGGGGAGGTTTACCATGTCACCAATTTAAACGATACCGGCTACGGCTCGTTTCGGGATGCGGTGAGCAAGCCCAACCGAACCATTGTTTTTGATGTAACCGGGGTTATTAAAATAGTTGATAAAATTAAGGCTGCACCCAAAATTACCATTGCGGGTCAAACTGCTCCGGGGCAGGGTATTGTGGTGTATGGCAACGGAGTGTCATTTGCCGATAGCAGCATTATCCGCTACATGCGTTTTAGAGGAAGCATTAATATGCCTCGGGGTGCCTGCACTGTTGTGGCCGATGATTGCAAGGATGTAATATTTGACCATGTGAGTATTGCCTGGGGCCGCTGGGATAACCTGCACATTAAAAACAGCAATAACATTACCCTGCAATACTGCCTCATTGGCGAATCCATCGACCCGCAGCGTTTTGGTGCTTTGTTTGAAAACCCTACCAATGTAACTGTGCATCATAGCCTATGGATAGATAACTCGAGCCGTAACCCTAAAGCTAAGGCAGGTATAGAATATATTAACAACGTGATCTATAACTGGGGAACCAACGGCTTTGTTGGAGGGCATTCAGGTGCTGATCACACGCAGGATATAGTTAACAATTATTTTATTGCGGGCCCAAATTCTGGTAAAGCTTACATGGGCATGTTTTCGGCAACCGATAAGGTTTTCCATAAAGGGAATTATGTTGATATGAACAAAGACGGTAAGTTAAACGGCCGTTTGCTTGTTGATTCGGACTTTGTGCAAAAAGGAGTTACGCTACTTAAAGCACCTACATATATGCCTGTTGTAAGTATTGATAACGCCGCCGATGCCTACAAAAAAGTAGTTGAAAGCGCAGGAGCATCGTTACAGCGCGATGCGGTAGATGCCCGCATTATAGGCTACCTGAAAAGTTTAGGCAAAGCAGGGCAAATTTTTAAAACAGAAGCAGATGCCGGCGGCCAACCCGAGTTACCTGTAGTTGAAAAATTAGTGGATAGCAATAACGATGGCATACCTGATAAATGGGATGCGAAATTTCAGGCTAATAACGCAAATGGAGAAGGTTATACCCGGTTAGAAAAATATCTGAATGCAATAATTAAGCTTAAATAA
- a CDS encoding RagB/SusD family nutrient uptake outer membrane protein, with amino-acid sequence MKFKISPFIKSAALVIMLSGSYSCRNMYDVEPKNQVDAKNMFQNIYDADAAVVGIYGKLLGLAKQYEVLNELRADLMEVTPNAGAELQQINTHNVLDGNSYADPKPFYAVILSCNDVMKNLKIMYDTNKLTANDYNQRWSDVAALRSWLYFQLGLHFGEVPYVTEALTNANDVKDQSKYPRLTLDALVKTLIAFLEALPYKLPYPAANSMVTQIDGYPSKLFFVNKKCLLGDLYLWNNEYRKAATVYKEVLETSTPNGPGDSYNYFNTYTLNSGTDNDAVTTSAWQGFLSRSMQDREFQTEWIWSMVFDKSFAPENPFVDLFANSGGSYLVKPSQTAIDNWNAQIQNDGTPFDLRGPNNTYKIINGQPVIVKFLYNYLNTTTGLPVNALEKNGRWFLYRTPTLHLRYAEAANRDGQTKIAWALVNAGIKGAYDNTAEPDATKRRITNLPEPYMFDARKLDAPTIRGKYHRNLGIRARVGTTNLNVALQTDMTGMEDKLIDEGALELAYEGNRWQDLMRIAMRRNDPAFLADKVYNKLLKDGNPAAAAVRSRLMNKANWFLPFK; translated from the coding sequence ATGAAATTTAAAATATCTCCATTTATAAAAAGTGCCGCGCTGGTTATCATGCTGTCGGGTTCGTACTCATGCCGCAATATGTACGATGTAGAACCCAAAAACCAAGTAGATGCCAAAAATATGTTTCAAAATATTTACGATGCCGATGCAGCCGTGGTGGGTATTTATGGTAAACTTTTGGGCCTGGCCAAACAGTATGAAGTACTCAACGAGCTCCGTGCCGACCTGATGGAAGTTACCCCCAATGCCGGTGCCGAATTGCAGCAGATAAACACGCACAACGTGCTTGATGGCAACAGCTACGCCGACCCCAAGCCTTTTTATGCGGTTATACTCAGCTGTAACGATGTAATGAAGAACCTGAAAATAATGTACGACACCAATAAGCTCACCGCCAACGATTATAACCAACGCTGGAGCGATGTGGCGGCATTGCGTTCGTGGTTATACTTCCAGTTAGGGCTCCATTTTGGTGAGGTACCTTACGTAACCGAGGCATTAACCAACGCCAATGATGTAAAAGATCAAAGTAAATACCCGCGTTTAACTTTGGATGCTTTGGTAAAAACGCTTATTGCATTTTTAGAGGCTTTGCCTTATAAGCTGCCTTATCCGGCTGCAAACAGCATGGTTACTCAAATTGATGGTTATCCGTCAAAATTGTTCTTTGTGAACAAAAAATGCCTTTTAGGCGATCTGTATTTATGGAATAATGAGTACCGCAAAGCTGCTACGGTTTACAAAGAAGTGCTCGAAACCTCGACCCCAAACGGCCCGGGCGACAGCTATAATTACTTTAATACTTACACTTTAAACAGCGGTACCGATAACGATGCCGTTACCACCAGCGCGTGGCAGGGGTTCCTGTCAAGATCGATGCAGGACAGGGAATTTCAAACCGAGTGGATATGGTCGATGGTATTTGATAAATCATTTGCACCCGAAAATCCGTTTGTTGACTTGTTCGCCAATTCGGGCGGAAGCTACCTTGTTAAGCCATCGCAAACCGCTATTGATAACTGGAATGCCCAAATACAAAATGATGGTACACCGTTTGATTTGCGTGGCCCTAACAATACCTATAAGATCATTAACGGTCAGCCGGTTATTGTTAAATTCCTTTATAACTACCTAAACACCACAACCGGTTTACCTGTAAATGCATTGGAGAAAAACGGTCGCTGGTTTTTATACCGCACGCCAACCCTTCACCTGCGCTACGCCGAAGCCGCTAACCGCGATGGGCAAACTAAAATAGCATGGGCGCTGGTTAATGCCGGTATAAAAGGTGCTTATGATAATACGGCCGAACCTGATGCTACCAAACGCCGCATTACCAACCTGCCCGAGCCTTATATGTTTGATGCCCGTAAGCTGGATGCCCCAACCATTAGAGGTAAATACCACCGTAACCTGGGTATACGCGCAAGGGTGGGCACCACCAACCTTAACGTTGCCCTGCAAACCGATATGACGGGCATGGAAGACAAGCTGATCGACGAGGGAGCGCTTGAATTGGCTTACGAGGGCAATCGCTGGCAAGACCTCATGCGCATAGCTATGCGCCGTAATGATCCGGCTTTTTTGGCTGATAAGGTTTACAATAAATTACTTAAAGACGGTAACCCGGCCGCGGCCGCAGTACGTTCACGTCTCATGAACAAGGCAAACTGGTTTCTGCCGTTTAAATAA
- a CDS encoding SusC/RagA family TonB-linked outer membrane protein gives MRIFTPIHVLAICGSICFCTAANAQQNDSTQTAVTTANKIKNGYQVTGQVTDAAAKKPIPGINVVVQDVAAAITDDKGNFKITVPSKTSVLQFSGQGFQYKDVAVNGRTIVNAALYEDSFNSMYDLVSLPFRQAPKSQISYSVASVNTDGSWNRPKETPDNFLQGQVAGLNVVRRSGTPGVGAEVFLHGFNSLNGSNQPLYVIDGMIYDANSYGRSIINGHVTNPLSNIDIKDIDNITVIKDGASYYGSRGANGVILINTAHAKELSTRIDFAAYGGMNFTPKQIPLLNTTDYRLYLSDVLRSAGQTDAQTQAQPYMNDNQSTNPAYYQYHNNTNWQDKVFSSSYSQNYYLKVTGGDNIAKYALSVGYLNNDGITDSTNLKRYSTRFNADLNLTQKLTANTNLSFSSSEQILRDQGLTTANPTLISLIKAPFLSVNQISETGVQSPNLADVDIFNVSNPVALIRNAQQTNKYYRFFGSVKFNYQFNKHHSVSSLTGLVYDKVRENTFIPRMGVVPVILSNAIAYSRLGASIQRYNSFYNDTWYSYKRTFTGEHDLLFNAGFRYHDSESEQDYAQGFNSPTDDFVSIGNGVTNLRRLSGDYGKWKWLNTYMALNYSFKSKYYLSANLSADGSSRFGKDIPGALTIAGNKYAVLPSVAASWLISSEKFLANMQSIDLLKLRASYGLTGNDDIGNYNSRSYYRPQNLLGTQGLVLGNIANSQLQWELSKKANIGLDVALFNERVSFSIDAYHNVTSKMLTLDPVNTAAGMQYVVANSGGMRTNGLDLSLNSRIINNTFKLDVGVNVSTYSNRITALPSDNLITNYSGATMITRIGQPTAMFYGYKTNGVYTSNAEAAQAGLNIRGTDGGLIPFRGGDMRFVDTNGDKVIDANDRQIIGNPNPDFVGSFNGKMSYKNFSLTAIFTFSSGNDVYNGPRAILQSLSSPANQFGNIVNRWRFDGQLTDVPRASYGDPMGNARFSDRFIENGSYLRLRTLAINYNLPVKPKLLKYATIYLTADNLFTVTKYLGYDPEFSANGSPLTQGIDTALEPQFRSAQLGLRIGL, from the coding sequence ATGCGCATTTTTACCCCTATACACGTATTGGCTATTTGCGGAAGCATATGTTTTTGCACGGCTGCTAACGCCCAGCAAAATGATAGCACGCAAACCGCCGTTACGACTGCAAATAAAATTAAGAACGGCTACCAGGTAACCGGCCAGGTTACCGATGCTGCTGCTAAAAAACCTATACCGGGTATAAACGTGGTGGTGCAGGATGTTGCCGCCGCCATTACCGATGATAAGGGCAACTTTAAAATTACGGTGCCCTCAAAAACCAGTGTGCTGCAATTTTCAGGACAAGGCTTTCAGTATAAGGATGTGGCTGTAAACGGTCGTACCATAGTTAACGCTGCCCTTTATGAGGATAGTTTTAACTCTATGTACGATTTGGTTTCGCTGCCTTTCCGCCAGGCTCCAAAATCGCAGATCAGCTACTCGGTTGCATCGGTAAATACTGATGGCAGCTGGAACCGCCCTAAGGAAACGCCCGATAACTTTTTACAAGGCCAGGTGGCCGGGCTAAATGTAGTGCGCCGTTCGGGTACGCCGGGTGTGGGTGCCGAAGTTTTTCTGCATGGTTTTAATTCCCTTAACGGAAGCAATCAGCCGCTGTATGTAATTGATGGGATGATATATGATGCCAATAGCTACGGGCGCTCTATTATTAACGGGCATGTTACCAACCCACTGTCGAACATCGATATTAAGGATATTGATAATATAACCGTAATTAAAGACGGTGCATCATACTATGGCAGCCGTGGTGCCAATGGCGTTATTTTAATTAACACGGCTCATGCCAAAGAGCTATCAACCCGTATTGATTTTGCAGCCTATGGTGGCATGAACTTTACGCCCAAGCAAATCCCGTTATTAAACACTACCGATTATCGCTTATACCTTTCTGATGTACTGCGCAGCGCAGGCCAAACCGATGCCCAAACTCAGGCGCAGCCGTACATGAACGATAATCAGTCGACCAACCCTGCATACTACCAATACCACAATAACACCAACTGGCAGGATAAGGTATTTAGCAGTAGCTACAGCCAAAACTATTACCTCAAAGTAACCGGGGGCGATAATATTGCCAAATACGCCCTGTCGGTAGGATACTTAAATAATGATGGTATTACCGATAGTACCAACCTGAAACGTTACAGCACCCGCTTTAACGCCGATTTAAATTTAACTCAAAAGTTAACCGCTAATACCAACCTGTCGTTTTCATCGTCAGAGCAAATACTGCGCGATCAGGGCTTAACCACAGCAAACCCAACGTTAATTAGTTTAATTAAAGCGCCGTTTTTGTCGGTAAACCAAATATCCGAAACCGGCGTGCAATCGCCCAATCTGGCCGATGTCGATATTTTTAACGTAAGTAACCCGGTTGCGCTAATCCGTAACGCACAGCAAACCAATAAGTATTACCGCTTCTTTGGCTCGGTTAAGTTTAATTACCAGTTCAATAAACATCATAGCGTAAGCTCATTAACCGGTTTGGTGTATGATAAGGTGAGGGAAAATACGTTTATCCCACGCATGGGCGTAGTGCCTGTTATTTTGAGTAATGCTATTGCATACAGCCGCTTAGGTGCATCAATACAACGCTATAATTCTTTTTATAACGATACCTGGTACTCATACAAACGCACCTTTACCGGTGAGCACGATCTGTTATTTAATGCCGGTTTCCGTTACCACGACAGCGAGAGCGAGCAGGACTACGCACAAGGTTTTAACTCACCAACCGATGATTTTGTGAGTATTGGCAACGGTGTAACCAACCTGCGCCGTTTGAGCGGCGATTACGGCAAATGGAAGTGGTTAAATACCTATATGGCGCTTAATTACAGCTTTAAAAGTAAGTACTATTTGTCAGCCAATCTTTCGGCCGATGGTTCTTCGCGCTTCGGTAAAGACATACCGGGAGCATTAACAATTGCCGGTAACAAATATGCGGTATTGCCATCGGTAGCGGCAAGCTGGCTTATTTCTTCAGAGAAATTTTTAGCCAATATGCAGTCGATCGACCTGCTGAAACTTCGCGCCAGCTATGGTTTAACCGGTAACGATGATATTGGTAATTATAACAGCCGCTCATACTATCGTCCGCAAAACCTTTTAGGTACGCAAGGCCTGGTACTGGGTAATATTGCCAACTCCCAATTACAGTGGGAACTGAGCAAAAAAGCCAATATAGGTTTGGATGTAGCCTTATTTAACGAGCGCGTATCATTCAGCATTGATGCTTACCACAACGTAACGTCTAAAATGCTAACCCTCGATCCGGTTAATACCGCCGCAGGTATGCAATATGTAGTAGCCAACAGTGGCGGCATGCGCACTAATGGTTTAGACCTTAGCCTGAACAGCCGCATCATTAACAATACTTTTAAATTAGATGTAGGGGTAAATGTATCAACTTATAGCAACCGTATAACGGCCTTGCCATCTGATAACTTGATCACCAATTACTCGGGTGCTACCATGATTACCCGTATTGGGCAGCCCACTGCTATGTTCTACGGTTACAAAACCAACGGTGTATACACTTCAAATGCCGAGGCGGCACAAGCCGGGTTAAACATCAGGGGTACTGATGGTGGTCTCATCCCGTTCAGAGGGGGTGATATGCGTTTTGTTGATACCAACGGCGATAAAGTTATTGATGCCAACGACCGCCAGATCATTGGTAATCCAAACCCTGACTTTGTGGGTAGCTTTAACGGTAAAATGAGTTATAAAAACTTTTCGTTAACGGCCATATTTACCTTTAGCAGCGGTAATGATGTGTACAATGGTCCGCGTGCAATATTGCAGTCGTTATCATCTCCGGCCAACCAGTTTGGCAACATTGTAAACCGCTGGAGGTTTGACGGCCAGTTAACTGATGTTCCGCGTGCCTCATACGGCGACCCGATGGGCAATGCCCGCTTTAGCGACAGGTTTATTGAGAACGGCTCGTACCTGCGTTTACGTACGCTGGCTATTAACTACAACCTGCCTGTTAAACCAAAATTACTTAAATACGCCACTATTTATTTAACCGCCGATAACCTGTTCACCGTTACCAAATACCTCGGTTACGATCCGGAGTTTAGTGCTAACGGAAGCCCGCTAACACAAGGAATTGATACTGCGCTCGAGCCGCAATTCCGCTCGGCACAGTTAGGGTTACGTATAGGTTTATAA
- a CDS encoding fasciclin domain-containing protein, which yields MTIKYNRIIMFVGIVAALLGCNKYADETDVKDAALKQTLAQLIKETPTLSRFNELLIKTGYDKVLEGSKMYTVWAPDNQTLQTLDAAVVNDADRLKQFVGNHIVNLNYYTNTPNPTLRIKTLNGKYIKFTATQFEDAGLTSANKYVSNGVLHTINKVVMPKQNVWEYVSSTTYKEKTYINSLDYQAIDSSKATQIGLDPVTGKPIYQPGTGLVTKNYLYDRVGDLRNEDQEYTFILLTDAAVDAERTKIRPYVQGANTDETDRLSSLHVIKDLVIKGSYAQADLPATLVSADGVTVPIDKTAIIESRATSNGMVYVMSAANVKLIDKIRPIKREGEQPSGFSRTDKSGNIAYRLRLNPNTNQQFNDIYIFNHKIPLFNVRYNLPELYTVPYKVYWVAPNDVQTLTFKQRFAVNDPQSTSFAETDVPLKNYNQVFVGDYTPAKFGGITAYVVAANNGVDGTNSINIDYFVLVPQLP from the coding sequence ATGACTATTAAATATAACCGAATTATAATGTTTGTTGGCATAGTTGCAGCTCTGCTGGGTTGCAACAAATATGCCGACGAAACCGATGTGAAAGATGCTGCCTTAAAGCAAACGCTTGCGCAGCTAATTAAAGAAACGCCAACACTGAGCCGTTTTAACGAATTGCTTATAAAAACCGGCTACGATAAGGTGCTCGAAGGCTCAAAAATGTATACCGTTTGGGCGCCTGATAATCAAACCCTGCAAACGCTTGACGCAGCCGTTGTTAATGATGCCGATCGTTTGAAACAGTTTGTAGGTAATCACATAGTTAACCTTAATTATTATACCAATACACCCAATCCAACCTTACGCATCAAAACGCTTAATGGTAAATACATTAAGTTTACTGCAACCCAGTTTGAAGATGCCGGCCTTACATCTGCCAATAAATATGTAAGCAATGGTGTACTGCATACCATCAATAAAGTAGTAATGCCTAAGCAAAATGTTTGGGAATACGTGAGCAGCACTACTTATAAAGAGAAAACTTACATTAACAGTTTGGATTACCAGGCTATCGACTCATCTAAAGCCACCCAAATTGGTTTAGATCCGGTTACCGGCAAACCCATCTATCAACCCGGAACAGGCCTGGTTACCAAAAACTACCTGTACGACAGGGTAGGAGATTTGCGCAACGAAGACCAGGAGTATACTTTCATCCTGTTAACTGATGCCGCTGTTGATGCCGAACGCACCAAGATACGCCCATATGTGCAGGGAGCCAATACTGATGAAACCGACCGGTTGAGTTCACTTCATGTTATTAAAGACCTGGTTATCAAAGGCTCATATGCCCAGGCCGATCTGCCTGCCACGCTGGTATCTGCAGATGGTGTTACCGTGCCTATCGATAAAACTGCCATCATCGAATCGCGCGCCACCAGCAATGGTATGGTGTATGTAATGAGTGCTGCCAATGTAAAACTCATCGATAAAATTCGCCCTATAAAACGTGAGGGAGAACAGCCCAGTGGCTTTAGCCGCACCGATAAAAGCGGCAACATTGCCTATCGTTTAAGGCTTAATCCCAACACCAATCAGCAGTTTAACGACATTTATATTTTTAACCACAAAATACCACTGTTTAATGTAAGGTACAACCTACCAGAGCTTTACACTGTGCCATATAAAGTTTACTGGGTGGCACCTAATGATGTGCAAACGCTAACCTTTAAACAACGCTTTGCCGTTAACGACCCACAGTCGACCTCTTTTGCCGAAACCGATGTTCCGCTTAAAAACTATAACCAGGTTTTTGTGGGCGACTACACCCCGGCCAAGTTTGGCGGCATAACGGCCTATGTGGTTGCGGCCAACAATGGTGTAGATGGTACCAACTCTATCAACATCGACTACTTTGTGCTGGTACCGCAACTACCCTGA